In Rana temporaria chromosome 3, aRanTem1.1, whole genome shotgun sequence, a single window of DNA contains:
- the LOC120930818 gene encoding paraneoplastic antigen Ma1 homolog — protein sequence MSPLVDSLIQKHNTSANQGYRKLQIFLGRVPRPDGEEEFESWMDQAMQAIEEWDVSEAVRRQRISESLRSPAADVSRSQKRGRPDCEAMDYIEALYTGYGRVEKLPGPMYKFEHTHQWRGEKLSDYVVRVDRILHQIILKKGIHPREVDRVRLDQTLQGARPNHLIVLRLLLKGTRKAPSYPELMGLTPQKSEKVVAQSVQVDANVVESDEKSEWGECTKTPVEQSTPKVTLVKSPEEGGQVHEQVQQALLQVMEAQAERTGIRKCYKCDDPRHFRAQCQQKEGSTELLAELVKMLQKLLKEQPVGNFGGS from the exons ATGAGTCCTCTGGTTGACAGCCTGATACAGAAGCACAACACATCTGCTAACCAGGGATACCGGAAACTACAGATCTTTTTAGGTCGTGTCCCCAGGCCAGATGGGGAGGAAGAATTTGAGAGTTGGATGGATCAGGCTATGCAGGCGATTGAAGAGTGGGATGTGTCAGAAGCAGTGAGGAGACAGCGGATCAGTGAAAGTCTCCGCAGCCcagcagcagatgtcagcagAAGCCAAAAGAGGGGAAGACCGGATTGTGAGGCTATGGATTATATCGAGGCTCTGTATACCGGTTACGGACGGGTGGAGAAGTTACCAGGTCCGATGTACAAGTTTGAGCATACCCACCAGTGGAGGGGAGAGAAGCTGTCTGACTATGTTGTTCGGGTGGATCGGATCCTGCACCAGATTATATTGAAGAAAGGAATTCATCCCCGGGAGGTGGACAGAGTCAGGTTGGATCAGACCTTACAAGGAGCTAGGCCCAACCATCTTATTGTGCTACGGTTACTATTAAAGGGGACCCGCAAAGCTCCCTCCTATCCTGAGCTGATGGGGCTA ACACCCCAGAAGAGTGAGAAGGTAGTCGCACAATCAGTCCAGGTAGATGCCAATGTGGTGGAGAGTGATGAGAAATCTGAGTGGGGGGAGTGTACCAAGACCCCTGTAGAGCAGTCTACCCCAAAAGTTACCCTTGTTAAGTCACCAGAAGAAGGGGGTCAAGTCCATGAGCAGGTACAACAAGCTTTGCTGCAAGTGATGGAGGCTCAGGCTGAGCGAACTGGCATCCGGAAGTGCTATAAGTGTGACGATCCAAGGCATTTCAGGGCCCAGTGTCAACAGAAGGAAGGAAGTACTGAACTGTTGGCAGAATTAGTAAAGATGTTACAGAAATTGCTGAAAGAACAGCCAGTGGGAAACTTTGGGGGGTCTTAG